The Thermogemmatispora onikobensis genome has a segment encoding these proteins:
- the def gene encoding peptide deformylase, producing MAIRKIITAENPILRQKAKKVHRFEASMKRLVEDMFDTMHAAHGVGLAAPQIGLSIRVFVAEYEDHKVAIFNPEITKAEGETLGTEGCLSIPGYVGDNIRRAEKVVVKGQNVEGKPIKVSAEGWFARILQHEIDHLDGILFLDRLDRPEDLRPAREGEIEEPEPEVV from the coding sequence ATGGCGATTCGCAAGATCATTACGGCTGAAAACCCAATCTTGAGGCAGAAAGCCAAGAAGGTACACCGCTTTGAAGCCTCCATGAAGCGGCTGGTGGAGGACATGTTTGATACCATGCATGCCGCGCATGGGGTGGGCCTGGCTGCTCCCCAGATCGGCCTGTCGATTCGCGTCTTCGTCGCTGAGTACGAGGACCACAAAGTGGCGATCTTCAATCCAGAGATCACCAAAGCCGAAGGGGAGACGCTGGGAACAGAGGGATGCCTGAGCATTCCAGGCTACGTCGGAGATAACATCAGGCGAGCCGAAAAGGTAGTGGTCAAAGGTCAGAACGTCGAGGGCAAACCGATCAAGGTGAGTGCTGAGGGCTGGTTTGCTCGTATTCTGCAGCATGAGATCGACCATCTGGATGGCATCCTCTTTCTGGACCGTCTCGATCGCCCTGAAGACCTGCGTCCGGCGCGCGAGGGGGAGATCGAGGAGCCGGAACCAGAGGTCGTCTAA
- a CDS encoding AAA family ATPase, with product MQITVCNLGPLRRAEIVMKPLTVFVGKNNTGKTWLAYTIAGSLGRYSWSRYLSAYLSGQTRQKYRPLDQLVRRVAEQSSGFLDLLDFAEEHAERFLNDLLLGVPEWLPLFLGSDHARFEELTLSIDIAAFKPELLRRLLLASVSDYIGGDKEDAPLKALKESGEARLYFYPGQNVSERLPRREIAGFVNGIVFREILQAFWRNISYFPTERSSIIYERFISLPPSVRNKRGHRTTDTRGLLERLLTALSEQQPRLVPVPIADFVEIVWRFHRQSSLSLSQVEDQAAASRSPYLELGALLQEEILEGTLDFTPAEAGTAREILFCPIPMAASPEPTPRTELELSVSSSMVKELSSLALYLRYLARPGELLVIDEPEMNLHPEAQVKMIELLAMLVNAGLQIMITTHSTYMIDHLINLLAAARHPQERHDELASLFFLQRKEAFLAQNQVAVYHIRDDGEAVNILDEEGIIHWRTFSEVTRLVERIHFEVAD from the coding sequence ATGCAGATCACAGTTTGTAACCTCGGCCCATTGCGACGGGCAGAGATCGTCATGAAGCCCCTGACGGTCTTTGTCGGGAAGAACAATACGGGTAAAACCTGGCTGGCCTATACGATTGCAGGCTCCCTCGGGCGCTATAGCTGGAGCCGCTACCTCAGCGCCTACTTGAGTGGGCAGACGCGCCAGAAGTATCGCCCTCTCGATCAGTTGGTACGGCGCGTTGCCGAGCAGAGCAGTGGGTTCCTCGATCTGCTGGACTTCGCCGAGGAGCACGCCGAGCGTTTCCTCAACGACCTGCTCCTGGGCGTACCGGAATGGCTGCCGCTCTTCTTGGGCAGCGACCACGCGCGTTTCGAGGAGTTGACTCTCAGCATCGATATCGCAGCATTTAAGCCGGAGCTCCTTCGAAGGCTGCTCCTGGCCAGCGTCAGCGATTATATCGGGGGAGACAAGGAGGATGCCCCCTTGAAAGCCTTGAAGGAGAGTGGAGAGGCCCGCCTCTATTTCTACCCAGGCCAGAATGTGAGCGAGCGCCTTCCCCGTCGAGAAATCGCGGGCTTCGTGAATGGCATCGTCTTCCGCGAGATCCTCCAGGCCTTCTGGCGCAATATCAGCTATTTCCCGACCGAGCGCAGCAGCATTATCTACGAGCGCTTTATCTCTTTACCTCCTTCAGTGAGGAACAAACGAGGCCACCGGACAACCGATACCAGAGGTTTATTGGAGCGCTTGCTGACAGCCCTCTCAGAGCAACAGCCGCGTCTCGTGCCTGTGCCCATCGCCGACTTCGTCGAGATCGTCTGGCGCTTCCATCGCCAGAGTAGCCTGAGTCTGAGCCAGGTAGAGGACCAGGCTGCAGCCAGTCGCAGCCCTTACTTGGAGTTGGGCGCTCTTCTGCAAGAGGAGATTCTGGAGGGAACACTCGACTTTACCCCCGCCGAAGCCGGCACGGCGCGCGAGATTCTGTTTTGCCCTATCCCAATGGCCGCCTCTCCTGAGCCGACGCCCCGAACAGAGCTGGAATTATCCGTCTCCTCCTCGATGGTGAAGGAGCTTTCTTCGCTGGCCCTCTATCTGCGCTATCTGGCTCGCCCGGGCGAGCTGCTCGTCATTGATGAGCCGGAAATGAACCTCCACCCGGAAGCTCAGGTCAAAATGATCGAGCTGCTGGCTATGCTGGTGAATGCCGGCTTGCAGATCATGATAACTACTCACAGCACCTATATGATTGATCACTTGATCAATCTGCTGGCCGCCGCCAGACACCCGCAGGAGCGTCACGATGAGCTGGCCTCGCTCTTTTTCCTTCAGCGCAAAGAGGCCTTTCTCGCTCAGAATCAGGTCGCCGTCTACCACATCCGCGACGATGGCGAGGCTGTCAATATCCTCGATGAAGAGGGCATCATTCATTGGCGCACCTTTAGCGAAGTGACGCGCCTCGTCGAGCGCATCCACTTCGAAGTGGCCGATTAA
- the hpt gene encoding hypoxanthine phosphoribosyltransferase, which produces MHEDIEEILVTQEQIEEKVKELGRQITQDYQGKNLLLLGILKGAIPFIADLSRAIDMLHEIDYMAVSSYGNATQSSGVVRILKDLEGPIDQKHVLIVEDIVDSGLTLHYMLDLLRQRHPLSLRVCTLLYKERERAKSLELAYIGFRIPNLFVVGYGLDYAQRYRNLPYIGVLKPEVYQNNQKPERQHKSPAENS; this is translated from the coding sequence ATGCACGAGGATATCGAAGAGATTCTCGTTACTCAGGAGCAGATTGAGGAGAAAGTCAAGGAACTGGGACGCCAGATCACCCAGGATTACCAGGGGAAGAACCTGCTGCTCCTGGGAATTCTGAAGGGTGCCATTCCCTTCATCGCCGATCTTTCGCGCGCGATTGATATGCTGCACGAAATCGACTATATGGCCGTCTCTAGCTACGGCAATGCCACGCAGTCGAGTGGTGTGGTGCGTATCCTCAAGGATCTGGAGGGGCCAATCGATCAGAAGCATGTGCTGATTGTCGAGGATATCGTGGATAGCGGCCTGACGCTGCATTATATGCTAGACCTCCTGCGCCAGCGACATCCACTGAGCCTGCGCGTCTGTACCTTGCTGTACAAGGAGCGCGAACGCGCTAAGTCCCTGGAGCTGGCCTACATCGGCTTTCGTATCCCCAATCTGTTTGTGGTTGGCTACGGCCTCGATTATGCCCAACGCTACCGCAATCTGCCCTACATCGGCGTCTTGAAGCCCGAGGTGTATCAGAACAATCAGAAACCAGAGCGCCAGCATAAAAGTCCAGCAGAAAACAGCTAG
- the tilS gene encoding tRNA lysidine(34) synthetase TilS — MLTDRVAAYIARHGLLPPQSEIIVAVSGGADSLCLLHLLHSLCGEGRPFPTVRLLAAHLNHRLRGEASERDALSVARLVSAWGIPLTIGSVDVPALARREKRSLEEAARLARYAFLREVARGRLIAVAHQADDQVETILLHLLRGSGLAGLVGMAPRQQDIIRPLLEVSRAEILAYCQQQGLQPLEDESNRDPRFLRNRVRHELLPLLEHLNSGIRETLRRSAEVLRVDLEWIESCVSQSWSAIVTSASAEEVIMTVPALLAQPLSLQRHLLRRATALLCGGQSPLEPRHYALLTAFLQEAQRSRAERSLDLPGQLQLQISGSKLRLFHHSLRRQTSETTAGGETLLLPVPGEGQVPGTPWRARAMPLAPEVEQAALEALAREDWEAVWHLLPRTRYLVYIDGEAAGPLLQVRTRRAGDRIQPLGMQQSRKVQDVLVDAHVPRSERDTLPLFFVDSRCIWVAGLCLAESVRLSRTTRRIVQLSISR, encoded by the coding sequence ATGCTCACAGACAGAGTGGCCGCCTACATCGCCCGTCACGGCCTGCTTCCTCCCCAGAGTGAGATCATAGTCGCTGTCTCGGGTGGGGCTGATTCGCTCTGTCTGCTCCACCTGCTGCACTCGCTCTGTGGCGAGGGTAGGCCCTTTCCCACGGTGCGTCTATTGGCCGCCCACCTTAACCACCGTCTCCGCGGCGAGGCGAGCGAGCGAGACGCCCTCTCTGTCGCCCGGCTGGTCTCTGCATGGGGCATTCCTTTGACCATCGGTAGCGTGGATGTCCCGGCCCTGGCGCGACGAGAGAAACGCTCGCTTGAGGAGGCCGCTCGTTTGGCACGCTATGCCTTTCTACGCGAGGTAGCCCGGGGCCGCCTCATCGCCGTTGCCCATCAGGCTGATGACCAAGTGGAAACGATTCTGCTTCACCTGCTGCGTGGCAGTGGCCTGGCGGGACTGGTTGGTATGGCTCCCCGCCAGCAGGATATCATCCGCCCCTTACTGGAAGTGAGCCGGGCCGAGATTCTGGCCTACTGCCAGCAGCAGGGCCTCCAGCCCCTCGAAGACGAGAGTAATCGTGACCCGCGCTTTTTGCGCAACCGTGTCCGTCATGAGCTGCTACCGCTCCTTGAACACCTGAATTCGGGTATCCGCGAAACGCTGCGCCGTAGCGCTGAGGTTCTTCGTGTCGACCTGGAATGGATAGAAAGCTGTGTCTCGCAGAGTTGGTCGGCAATAGTAACCAGCGCCAGCGCGGAAGAGGTGATCATGACTGTGCCGGCGCTGCTTGCGCAGCCACTCAGTTTGCAGCGTCACCTGCTTCGTCGCGCCACGGCCCTGCTCTGTGGAGGGCAGTCCCCGTTAGAGCCGCGCCACTATGCTCTGCTTACAGCCTTCTTGCAGGAGGCCCAGCGCTCGCGGGCCGAGCGCTCGCTGGATCTGCCAGGTCAGCTACAGCTGCAGATCAGCGGGTCAAAGCTGCGTCTCTTCCACCATTCTCTGCGTCGGCAGACCTCTGAGACCACTGCAGGTGGCGAGACGCTCCTGTTACCCGTTCCAGGGGAAGGCCAGGTTCCCGGTACCCCCTGGCGCGCTCGGGCGATGCCACTGGCCCCCGAGGTCGAGCAGGCAGCACTGGAGGCGCTGGCGCGTGAAGACTGGGAAGCGGTCTGGCACCTTCTGCCACGGACACGCTATCTTGTATATATCGACGGCGAGGCCGCTGGCCCACTGTTGCAGGTGCGCACGCGCCGGGCGGGTGATCGTATTCAGCCTCTGGGCATGCAGCAGAGCCGTAAGGTCCAGGATGTGCTTGTCGACGCCCACGTCCCGCGCTCAGAACGGGATACGCTCCCGCTCTTCTTCGTCGACTCGCGCTGCATCTGGGTCGCTGGCCTCTGCCTGGCTGAGTCCGTTCGCCTCAGCCGTACTACCCGCCGCATTGTCCAGCTCAGCATCAGCCGCTAG